The following coding sequences are from one Prochlorococcus sp. MIT 0604 window:
- a CDS encoding GDP-mannose 4,6-dehydratase, with the protein MISRNKPILITGVAGFIGSFLAKKLIEENYFVVGIDNLNDYYDISLKEKRLEFVKEAAKDKNNFSFHKISIEKDKELDFIFKKYDPSIVVHLAAQAGVRYSIENPSSYIQSNLVGFSNILECSRKVNSEHLIYASSSSVYGGNRLLPYSENHSVNHPISLYAATKKSNELLAHAYSHLYKIPTTGLRFFTVYGPYGRPDMAPMIFAKAILSSKPIDVYNFGKMSRDFTYIDDVVNAIKDCCFKKAFVDKNFDQKSPNPSSSFAPFRIFNVGNSRPVELMDFVRLLEKYLGKKACIQYKPIQKGDVISTYADMTNIKEWINFESSTSIEKGLKEFCEWISLYHKSNA; encoded by the coding sequence ATGATTTCAAGAAATAAACCCATACTGATAACAGGAGTAGCAGGTTTTATAGGTTCATTTCTTGCTAAAAAGCTTATTGAAGAGAATTATTTTGTCGTAGGAATTGATAATCTTAATGATTATTATGATATATCCCTGAAGGAAAAAAGATTAGAATTTGTAAAAGAAGCAGCCAAAGATAAAAATAATTTTTCTTTTCATAAGATTTCTATTGAAAAAGACAAAGAGCTAGATTTTATCTTTAAAAAGTACGATCCAAGTATTGTTGTACATTTAGCTGCACAAGCAGGAGTACGTTACTCTATAGAAAACCCATCATCATATATTCAAAGTAATTTGGTAGGTTTCTCAAACATTTTGGAGTGTTCTAGAAAAGTAAATAGCGAGCATTTAATTTATGCTTCAAGTAGTTCAGTTTATGGTGGGAATAGACTTTTGCCTTACTCAGAGAATCATTCAGTCAATCATCCAATTAGCTTATATGCTGCAACCAAGAAATCTAATGAACTACTTGCACATGCATATAGTCATCTTTACAAAATACCAACTACTGGCTTAAGGTTTTTTACTGTTTATGGTCCTTATGGTAGGCCAGATATGGCTCCTATGATTTTTGCTAAAGCAATACTTTCAAGTAAACCAATCGATGTTTATAATTTTGGGAAAATGAGTAGAGATTTTACTTATATTGATGATGTAGTCAATGCAATTAAAGATTGCTGTTTTAAGAAAGCGTTTGTAGATAAGAATTTTGACCAAAAAAGTCCAAATCCATCATCATCCTTTGCTCCATTTAGGATATTTAATGTTGGTAATAGTAGGCCAGTTGAATTAATGGATTTCGTAAGATTATTAGAAAAATATTTGGGTAAAAAAGCTTGTATTCAATACAAACCTATCCAAAAGGGCGATGTTATTTCTACTTATGCAGATATGACAAATATAAAAGAATGGATAAATTTTGAAAGTTCAACTTCTATAGAAAAAGGTTTAAAAGAATTCTGTGAATGGATTTCTTTATATCACAAATCAAATGCTTAA
- a CDS encoding glycosyltransferase — protein MHFLYLHTSLKSCGPTSQLLSILSSHPESSKIYIFFLRKKNNQNKIISKSNIKIITSYYQLFKILINFPSKLIIHSSGFLPDILLSVLHKIFFIKVVPVTTLRNIPWQDYPLIFGLKGYLFSFLHILFINQFNIICCSRSVYEVYKKLWFRSKKLFFVDNACVNKIYPINKENNKFPKETLKLISLSQLIPRKNILLLINVLDSLDYNFELDIYGDGILSKDILELCKDKRKINYKGHKDVNEINLYNYDAIISFSSSEGLPNSVIELIVNGKYAILSKIPSHIHLQSLCKNVIILESYNQNSIANIFDYVKNNPPNINEYKKARNYFSPKRMFKEYYELYASFN, from the coding sequence TGTCAATATTATCTTCACATCCAGAAAGTAGCAAAATTTATATTTTCTTTTTAAGAAAGAAAAATAATCAAAATAAAATAATTAGTAAATCTAATATTAAAATAATTACTTCTTACTATCAATTATTCAAAATATTAATAAATTTTCCATCAAAATTAATTATTCATTCCTCGGGTTTCTTACCAGATATATTATTGTCAGTTTTACACAAAATATTTTTTATAAAAGTAGTTCCCGTAACAACTTTGAGGAATATCCCTTGGCAAGATTATCCCCTTATTTTTGGGTTAAAGGGTTATTTATTTTCTTTCTTACATATATTATTTATTAATCAATTTAATATAATTTGTTGTTCTAGAAGTGTTTATGAAGTTTACAAGAAATTATGGTTTAGATCCAAAAAACTATTTTTTGTTGACAACGCTTGCGTTAATAAAATATATCCTATTAATAAAGAAAATAATAAATTTCCAAAAGAGACTCTTAAATTAATTTCTTTGTCACAACTTATTCCTAGAAAGAACATCCTATTGTTAATAAATGTTTTAGATTCCTTAGATTATAATTTTGAATTAGATATTTATGGTGACGGGATATTATCTAAAGATATTTTAGAATTGTGTAAAGATAAAAGAAAAATTAACTATAAAGGGCATAAAGACGTAAATGAGATAAATTTATATAATTATGATGCTATAATCTCTTTTTCTTCTTCAGAGGGACTCCCAAATAGTGTAATTGAGTTAATCGTTAATGGTAAGTACGCAATATTGTCTAAAATACCCTCTCACATTCACTTACAAAGTTTATGTAAAAATGTAATTATTCTTGAAAGTTATAATCAAAACTCAATAGCAAATATATTTGATTACGTTAAAAACAATCCTCCCAATATAAACGAATATAAAAAAGCTAGGAATTATTTTTCTCCAAAAAGAATGTTTAAAGAATATTATGAACTTTATGCTAGTTTTAATTGA